ACAATACTTTCTGTCAGATAGTACAGGAATTCGGCTTTACGGTCGTCATTATTTTGTGCCAGCCAGCCTATATTATCGACCCACACACCGTCGCCACCTTGGTTATAAAATTGAGGGGCTATATAATCGTAATAACCGTCGAGGTTAGTGATGTATTTTTCATACTCACGTCCTTTTTGCAGGTACGGAAATTCCGGAGCCATGCTGATAGTAAAGTGTTTACCCTGCGCTTTATAGTGATCTTTAACCATTCTTAACGCGGCTGGAATAACATCTTGGTTATTTGCAGCGGTAATTGCCTCCTGCTCTAGGTCGATATCCAGACCGTCGAATGAAAATTTGTCGGTCAGCGATTTAATTCTCTCTGCAAGAGCAAATTCATCACCTTTGTTTAAAGCTATATGTGCATCTGCACCGCCAAGAGAAATAAGGACTTTACGGCCCTGACTGTGTAAAACGTCTATCTGACGACGGAATTCAGTATCAGAGTATTTGTACGGTTTGAAGTCAGGGATATGATCATTGTCACCATCAAGAACTTTCATAAACGCAACAACAATTACATTGTAATTGCGTGGAATTTCGGTCAGAGCCATTTCTTGGAAACGACCGTTTCGGTAGCCAGTACCGGTAGACCAGTTATGCCAGAACCCCATTACGATTTTATTATTCATTACAATGCCCTTAATAAAAATTTATTAAACCCTTTTAGCTTGATTGCCGAATCAAAATTATTGTTCTCGATTCGATGGGGGATATTATGAAGAGGAAGTTGCTATCTGCCAAAGCCAATTACTGCACCGAACGTATTTAAAAATTAGCACTTACTACTTTACTTATTGTTTTTACATCATTAGATTTAGGCAATCTCAACAAAGTTTTCCTACTTGGTAATGTGTTTTAAATTAAAAAGGGGCTTAACGGGTGGGGACACACATTTACGGCGGCGTATCAGAAAGGTGGTGTTGCCGTTT
This genomic window from Enterobacter huaxiensis contains:
- a CDS encoding glycosyl hydrolase family 18 protein gives rise to the protein MNNKIVMGFWHNWSTGTGYRNGRFQEMALTEIPRNYNVIVVAFMKVLDGDNDHIPDFKPYKYSDTEFRRQIDVLHSQGRKVLISLGGADAHIALNKGDEFALAERIKSLTDKFSFDGLDIDLEQEAITAANNQDVIPAALRMVKDHYKAQGKHFTISMAPEFPYLQKGREYEKYITNLDGYYDYIAPQFYNQGGDGVWVDNIGWLAQNNDDRKAEFLYYLTESIVTGTRNFIYIPSDKFIIGLPSNNDAAATGYVINADDVKCALTRLDSAGLPIRGLMTWSVNWDAGTASDGTAYNWEFINRYGYLTEGSVAPDVTPEPLPVPVVNNWKAGVRYEDNEKVLWRNQGYVCVMRHESNIYWTPDLATSLWAVAAV